In a genomic window of Nitrospinota bacterium:
- a CDS encoding PAS domain S-box protein: MTDDSIGNSEGDDTGQCNKSREDWYRLIFDSDEDPMFVFPLGENGVFGDFVDVNDAALRKLGYSREAMLQMSISTLIGEEVTGALENLAERLSVNRRADMECILNGADGSAIAVDASFTLFEAGGQPTVLAVAHPQSGADKIERELDIAERRISAIIRTVGEGIVVIDGESNILYVNQELLNIFGYSIEELIGECVHILMPEKYRSAHSGGMQRYLAGGHSHIIGRRLELEGVRKDGSVFPLEIRVEETRLDERNTLFTAAIRDISVRKAGEVALREAKEHAEEATKLKDKFVSLVAHDLKSPLTSIVGLLRLVNKDIGGSLPVKYKEMLWHISKSGERIIQIIDDLLNITRLSTGAIKPERRFVDGAALAEAAMESFKYIASEKGVGFVNNVTPGLRLYADPGLFEHVLQNLISNAIKFSSRGGAIEVFNPPGQGTAVAVKDSGVGIGAEIIPALFKHDVKTSTVGTNGEKGTGLGLPYCGEIMDAHGGSITVESVIGEGSVFYVRLPEKRPLVMIVEDEKIVRKVYRRYLENIGAEVLEAANGKEALEMLEKIEPNLIIMDIFMPVMSGFELLVRIRGEVKTKAIPVIVVTSDSNMETREKAFRLGADDFISKLMEPADFIPRVRRFII, encoded by the coding sequence GTGACTGACGACTCCATCGGAAACAGCGAGGGGGACGACACCGGCCAGTGCAACAAGAGCCGGGAGGACTGGTACCGCCTGATCTTCGACAGCGACGAGGATCCCATGTTCGTCTTCCCACTGGGCGAGAATGGCGTCTTCGGCGATTTCGTGGACGTGAACGACGCCGCGTTGCGCAAGCTGGGATATTCCCGCGAGGCCATGCTTCAAATGTCCATTTCCACCCTGATCGGCGAGGAGGTGACCGGCGCGCTTGAGAACCTAGCCGAAAGACTTTCCGTAAACCGCCGGGCGGACATGGAATGCATACTCAACGGGGCGGACGGCTCCGCCATCGCGGTGGACGCAAGCTTCACCCTGTTCGAGGCCGGAGGCCAGCCCACGGTGCTGGCCGTGGCGCATCCCCAGTCCGGCGCGGACAAAATAGAGAGGGAACTGGACATCGCCGAGCGGCGCATAAGCGCCATCATCAGGACCGTGGGCGAAGGGATCGTGGTGATAGACGGTGAATCGAACATCCTGTACGTCAACCAGGAGCTTTTGAACATTTTCGGCTATAGCATAGAAGAGCTAATCGGCGAATGCGTCCATATCCTCATGCCGGAAAAATACCGCTCCGCCCACTCCGGCGGGATGCAAAGATACCTTGCCGGCGGGCATTCGCATATCATTGGCCGCCGCCTGGAGCTTGAGGGGGTGCGCAAGGACGGTTCTGTTTTCCCATTGGAGATAAGGGTGGAGGAGACCAGGCTTGACGAGCGCAACACGCTGTTCACCGCCGCCATAAGGGACATCTCCGTGCGCAAGGCTGGCGAGGTGGCCCTTCGCGAGGCCAAGGAGCACGCCGAAGAGGCGACAAAACTTAAGGACAAGTTCGTCTCCCTGGTGGCCCATGACCTAAAATCACCGCTGACCTCCATAGTGGGCCTGCTTCGCCTTGTCAACAAGGACATCGGCGGCTCGCTTCCGGTGAAGTACAAGGAAATGCTCTGGCATATCTCCAAAAGCGGCGAACGGATCATCCAGATCATAGACGACCTGCTCAACATCACAAGGCTGTCCACTGGCGCCATAAAGCCGGAGCGGCGTTTTGTGGACGGCGCCGCGCTGGCGGAGGCGGCCATGGAAAGCTTCAAATATATCGCTTCGGAGAAGGGGGTCGGCTTCGTGAACAATGTCACCCCCGGTTTAAGGCTGTACGCTGATCCCGGTCTTTTCGAACATGTGCTGCAGAACCTGATATCCAACGCGATAAAGTTCTCGTCCAGGGGAGGGGCGATTGAAGTGTTCAATCCGCCGGGGCAGGGGACCGCCGTGGCGGTGAAGGACAGCGGGGTGGGAATCGGCGCGGAGATAATTCCAGCCCTGTTCAAGCACGATGTGAAGACCTCCACGGTGGGCACCAACGGCGAAAAAGGGACCGGATTGGGCCTGCCGTACTGCGGCGAGATAATGGACGCCCACGGCGGCTCTATTACTGTGGAGTCCGTCATCGGCGAAGGGAGCGTGTTCTATGTCCGCCTGCCGGAGAAAAGACCGCTTGTGATGATCGTGGAGGACGAGAAGATCGTGCGCAAGGTGTACCGGCGCTACCTGGAAAACATCGGGGCGGAGGTGCTGGAGGCGGCCAACGGCAAGGAGGCGCTGGAGATGCTGGAAAAGATCGAGCCAAACCTTATCATTATGGACATATTCATGCCGGTGATGAGCGGATTCGAGCTTCTCGTCAGGATAAGGGGGGAGGTGAAGACCAAGGCCATACCGGTGATCGTGGTCACCTCCGATTCAAACATGGAGACCCGCGAAAAGGCCTTCCGGCTGGGGGCGGACGATTTCATTTCAAAATTGATGGAGCCGGCCGATTTCATACCCCGTGTGCGGCGGTTTATAATCTGA
- a CDS encoding type II toxin-antitoxin system HicA family toxin — translation MSAREKLVRRMKSIPADFTFDELPRVFQRAGFELEQRGGSHCYFINAAGDIFHTWRTHGRAENRMPRSDVRAAVKFLEQRRLI, via the coding sequence ATGAGCGCCAGGGAGAAGCTTGTCCGCCGGATGAAGTCCATCCCGGCCGATTTTACATTCGATGAATTGCCAAGGGTGTTCCAGCGGGCCGGTTTTGAATTGGAGCAACGGGGAGGCTCGCACTGTTATTTTATTAACGCGGCCGGAGACATATTCCACACCTGGCGCACACATGGCCGGGCGGAAAACAGGATGCCCCGAAGCGACGTCCGGGCCGCTGTCAAGTTTTTGGAGCAAAGGAGGTTGATATGA
- a CDS encoding type II toxin-antitoxin system PemK/MazF family toxin — MSGKGPERGDVFWVRLDPTAGTEVKKTRPGIIVSNNAQNAAGSRVIMAPVTSSIGKVYSFETRVAIGGKPGKAMLDQIRAVDKIRLAGYIGRVTPDEMRAMEEALKLVLDLTV; from the coding sequence TTGAGCGGCAAAGGACCGGAGCGGGGGGACGTTTTCTGGGTCAGGCTTGATCCCACCGCGGGTACGGAGGTAAAAAAAACCAGACCGGGGATCATCGTGTCCAACAACGCCCAGAATGCCGCCGGTTCCCGGGTGATAATGGCTCCGGTGACATCAAGTATCGGCAAGGTCTATTCTTTCGAGACCCGCGTAGCCATAGGCGGCAAGCCGGGCAAGGCTATGCTCGACCAGATACGGGCCGTGGACAAAATCAGGCTGGCCGGCTATATCGGCCGGGTGACGCCTGATGAAATGCGCGCCATGGAAGAAGCGCTAAAGCTTGTTCTGGACTTGACAGTTTGA
- a CDS encoding type II toxin-antitoxin system HigB family toxin gives MRIISRKSLKEFWERYPDAEPSLTKWYKVAQGAKWESLQDVRMTFSSADMVKTGNGKNVLVFNIGGNNYRLIAAKSGNILFILHVLTHKEYDTDKWKR, from the coding sequence ATGCGGATCATATCCCGGAAAAGTTTAAAAGAATTTTGGGAAAGATACCCGGATGCCGAACCAAGTCTTACAAAATGGTACAAGGTGGCCCAAGGGGCCAAATGGGAGAGCTTGCAGGATGTAAGAATGACGTTTTCCAGCGCGGATATGGTGAAGACGGGTAACGGAAAGAACGTCTTGGTGTTCAACATCGGCGGTAATAACTACCGTCTTATTGCGGCGAAATCCGGGAACATATTATTCATCCTGCATGTCTTGACCCACAAGGAATACGACACAGATAAATGGAAAAGGTAA
- a CDS encoding response regulator: MSAEEKVKTILIVDDEREILRLLERLITREGYRALTASSAIDAFMHVQENKVDLVISDIRMPGMDGLELIGQIHDLDPTIPAIVISGYGTFETVIDAVKRGAFFFLNKPFESHDLLEAVKKGLRLHHLTHEPGDPPPGTRLSLKFEVEPDQDYISQMNYQISIAAHSMGFPYSIYSVNLPFIADELIVMAEKAAAGKEGDKKLSVKVELTKDAAYLTVESPFPVYDSSKLPKSEADFDVANIESVSLMMATYFAESLVFSEDMKKAEAVITKSRAVYKTDVIS, encoded by the coding sequence TTGAGCGCTGAAGAAAAGGTAAAAACCATCCTGATCGTTGATGACGAAAGGGAAATACTGCGCCTTTTGGAGCGCTTGATAACCCGGGAGGGATACCGCGCCCTTACAGCCTCCTCGGCGATTGACGCCTTCATGCATGTCCAGGAAAACAAAGTCGACCTGGTGATATCCGATATCAGGATGCCCGGCATGGACGGGCTGGAGCTTATCGGCCAGATACACGACCTGGACCCCACGATTCCCGCTATCGTCATTTCCGGATACGGCACGTTTGAGACGGTAATAGACGCGGTCAAGCGCGGCGCCTTTTTCTTCCTGAACAAGCCTTTTGAAAGCCATGACCTTCTGGAGGCGGTGAAAAAGGGGCTTCGGCTCCATCACCTCACCCACGAACCGGGAGACCCTCCGCCGGGGACTCGCCTTTCGCTCAAATTCGAGGTGGAGCCGGATCAGGATTACATTTCCCAGATGAACTACCAGATATCCATCGCCGCCCACAGCATGGGCTTCCCTTATTCCATATACAGCGTAAACCTTCCTTTCATAGCCGACGAGCTTATCGTGATGGCGGAAAAAGCCGCGGCTGGGAAAGAAGGGGACAAAAAGCTGAGCGTGAAAGTGGAGCTTACGAAAGATGCGGCGTACCTTACGGTGGAGTCGCCGTTTCCGGTGTATGATTCCTCCAAGCTCCCCAAGAGCGAGGCGGATTTCGACGTTGCCAACATCGAGTCCGTCAGCCTGATGATGGCCACTTACTTCGCCGAATCGCTGGTTTTCAGCGAGGACATGAAAAAGGCCGAGGCTGTGATCACAAAAAGCCGGGCGGTGTATAAAACCGACGTGATAAGCTGA
- a CDS encoding STAS domain-containing protein, producing the protein MKIETRKTETSVILDLVGNIRTSEDYSEFKKSIDEVIDKGAAKIIMNFAEVRFINSSGLGRLVLAAKKIKESNGVLGIINLSDDLKELFMFTRLDTKISIFKSEEEAVKGM; encoded by the coding sequence GTGAAAATAGAGACCCGGAAGACAGAAACGAGCGTGATATTGGACCTGGTCGGCAACATAAGGACCAGCGAGGACTATTCAGAGTTCAAAAAGTCCATAGACGAAGTGATAGACAAAGGCGCGGCCAAGATAATAATGAACTTCGCCGAGGTCCGTTTCATAAACAGCTCCGGCCTTGGGCGCCTTGTGCTTGCCGCGAAGAAGATAAAAGAGAGCAACGGCGTGTTGGGCATAATCAACCTATCCGACGATCTCAAAGAGCTTTTCATGTTCACCCGGCTGGACACAAAGATATCCATATTCAAGAGCGAAGAAGAAGCGGTCAAGGGGATGTGA
- a CDS encoding Fic family protein, with protein sequence MNKSFKYDTSSLADAQFEPGSRGQVLKNLPGIKKKREIDGIESAEQERVLNELVVKVKVKHRFTARDISNMHKAWLGSIYAWAGSYRNVNIGKGGFSFAAAQHIPQLMRGLEKGPLKKYTPCNFSSTGEVVKALAVVHTELVLIHPFREGNGRLARILAILMALQAGLPPLDFAGIKGRMRQEYFAAVRAGVSRNYRPMEQVFRSVIRLTLKNA encoded by the coding sequence ATGAATAAATCATTTAAATACGACACTTCCAGCTTGGCCGACGCCCAATTCGAGCCAGGATCGCGCGGACAGGTATTGAAAAACCTGCCGGGCATCAAGAAGAAACGCGAGATTGACGGCATTGAGTCGGCGGAACAAGAACGGGTCTTAAATGAGCTTGTCGTCAAGGTCAAAGTAAAACACCGATTTACCGCCAGGGACATAAGCAATATGCACAAGGCATGGCTTGGTTCCATCTATGCGTGGGCGGGCAGCTATCGCAACGTGAACATCGGCAAGGGGGGCTTTTCGTTTGCCGCCGCGCAACACATCCCTCAATTAATGAGGGGGCTGGAAAAAGGTCCACTGAAAAAATATACTCCATGCAATTTCTCCTCAACCGGCGAAGTGGTCAAGGCTCTCGCTGTGGTCCATACGGAATTGGTGCTTATCCATCCGTTCCGCGAGGGGAACGGAAGATTGGCCCGGATTCTGGCGATATTGATGGCTTTGCAGGCAGGATTGCCGCCGCTCGATTTCGCCGGAATAAAAGGCAGGATGCGGCAGGAATATTTTGCGGCTGTGAGGGCGGGAGTCTCCAGAAACTACAGGCCGATGGAACAAGTCTTCAGATCGGTGATAAGGCTGACGCTTAAAAACGCGTAA
- a CDS encoding transcriptional regulator, giving the protein MQTQELVFKKLPITYKGLAGIIMPRPVHDEDDYDAMVEMADCLAGHDLSADQEEYLDVIARFISDYEQKAHGIDDSGVSPLEMLKFLLEENQMNGSDLGRLLGSRTLGPAILSGDRQLSKAHIRILAEYFKVEAGLFL; this is encoded by the coding sequence ATGCAAACACAGGAACTGGTCTTCAAAAAGCTTCCGATAACATACAAAGGGCTGGCGGGCATAATCATGCCAAGGCCGGTACATGACGAAGATGATTATGACGCCATGGTGGAGATGGCGGACTGCCTGGCGGGCCATGACTTGAGCGCCGATCAGGAAGAATACCTGGACGTCATCGCCAGATTTATATCGGACTATGAACAAAAGGCGCATGGGATTGATGATTCGGGTGTTTCACCTTTGGAGATGTTAAAGTTCCTCCTGGAGGAAAACCAGATGAACGGATCCGATCTTGGCCGCCTTTTGGGGTCAAGGACGCTTGGCCCGGCAATCCTTAGTGGAGACCGCCAGTTGAGCAAGGCGCATATCAGGATTCTGGCCGAATATTTCAAGGTGGAGGCCGGTTTGTTTTTATAA
- a CDS encoding BrnA antitoxin family protein has translation MKEKHIKSYTAAELKARRSASGTDYKKLDSLSDEDVERYVAGDEDEHGIAPDWTQAKLVLPERRQSVHLRLEKEIIIFFKKRGKGHISRMQAVLKAYVDAHRPHAKR, from the coding sequence ATGAAAGAGAAGCATATAAAAAGCTACACGGCGGCGGAACTTAAGGCAAGACGCTCCGCCAGCGGAACCGATTATAAGAAGCTGGACTCGTTAAGCGACGAGGATGTGGAGCGGTATGTGGCCGGGGATGAGGACGAACACGGAATTGCCCCCGATTGGACGCAAGCAAAGCTTGTATTGCCGGAACGCAGGCAATCGGTGCATCTCCGGCTTGAAAAGGAGATCATCATCTTTTTCAAGAAACGTGGCAAAGGGCACATTTCACGGATGCAGGCTGTCCTGAAAGCTTATGTGGACGCTCATAGGCCGCATGCCAAACGATAA
- a CDS encoding BrnT family toxin, translating into MSAKGWPTWKTWAGLFRCGHRFRLASCRGPFIPGINETRRLAIGSLNGRLVTVIYTLRSDVVRIISFRRARVDEREAYKKLHGGGT; encoded by the coding sequence ATGAGCGCAAAAGGCTGGCCAACCTGGAAAACATGGGCTGGACTTTTTCGATGTGGACATCGTTTTCGGCTCGCCTCATGTCGTGGTCCATTCATCCCGGGAATAAATGAAACAAGGCGCCTTGCCATTGGAAGTCTGAATGGCCGCCTTGTGACGGTGATCTATACATTGAGATCGGATGTTGTAAGAATCATTTCTTTCCGGAGAGCGCGCGTTGATGAAAGAGAAGCATATAAAAAGCTACACGGCGGCGGAACTTAA
- the polA gene encoding DNA polymerase I, translating to MGDRPVFYIIDGAGYFYRAYFAIKQRLATASGLPTNAVYGYAMMLKKIVREKNPDYLVIALDSREKTFRHEMYTEYKAHRPEMPDDLSAQLPYIDRLIEGFNIPSIRMPGWEADDIIGTLAQKGAAAGLEVVIVTSDKDMTQLVRPGVTIYDSMKDRVIGEAEVIEKFGVPPGKVVDVLGLMGDTSDNIPGVPGVGEKTATALVRQYGSVEGVLNAAGKTGKKKLDENLKEYADQARLSKQLATIALDAPFEFAPESWKYHEPDIEKLRALYGELEFTSLLKEIEPEKPRPKRDYTCVLDNAAFAAMIKEMEGSGGFAVDTETTSTDPMSATLVGVSFCAKEGFAYYLPLRHSYDGAPQQLALEHIKPALKTLLENANIPKYGHNIKYDMIVLANEGIYVNPIGMDTMAASYLLNPGGRHSLSTVSAERLGEKMIEYAEVCGSGAKQITFDKVDVLRATEYSAEDADMTMRLAGLLRPELERERLLKLMDEVETPLIQVLMDMEMEGVMVDSAALAGLSVTLGDDIKYFEEKIRAAAGEDFNPNSPKQLGELLFEKFKLPGAKKTKTGYSTDQDTLEELSALHPLPGLVVEYRQLAKLKSTYVDALPRMINKRTGRIHTSFNQTVAATGRLSSSDPNLQNIPIRTEAGKKIRAAFIAPEGRVIVSADYSQIELRLLAHFSGEAGLIESFRHGEDVHARTAAEIFGVAQGFVTTDMRRVAKTVNFGVIYGQTSFGLARELKIPKGEAQRYIDGYFKRLPAVRRYMDELVNNARKTGYVETILGRRRKLPDINSTNRAVRQFAERNAVNTPMQGSAADIIKLAMIAVHKELADGEYASRMILQVHDELVFECPENESAKLCAMVKEKMEGAVTLSIPLTVEVKQGKNWGEAH from the coding sequence ATGGGAGACAGACCGGTTTTTTACATCATAGACGGCGCGGGATATTTCTATCGCGCCTATTTCGCCATAAAACAGCGGCTGGCCACAGCCTCCGGCCTTCCCACGAACGCGGTTTACGGCTATGCCATGATGCTAAAGAAGATCGTCCGGGAGAAAAATCCGGACTACCTGGTGATCGCCCTGGACAGCCGCGAAAAAACCTTCCGGCACGAAATGTACACCGAGTACAAGGCCCACAGGCCCGAAATGCCGGACGACCTTTCCGCCCAGCTTCCGTACATTGACAGGCTCATCGAGGGCTTTAACATCCCATCCATACGCATGCCCGGCTGGGAGGCGGACGACATCATCGGCACGCTGGCGCAAAAGGGGGCGGCGGCGGGGCTGGAGGTGGTGATCGTCACCTCGGACAAGGACATGACCCAGCTTGTGCGCCCCGGCGTCACCATTTACGACTCGATGAAGGACAGGGTGATCGGTGAGGCGGAGGTGATCGAAAAGTTCGGCGTGCCCCCGGGCAAGGTGGTGGACGTGCTCGGCCTGATGGGGGACACCTCCGACAATATTCCCGGCGTGCCGGGGGTGGGGGAGAAGACCGCCACCGCCCTTGTCCGGCAATACGGTTCCGTGGAGGGTGTGTTAAACGCCGCAGGGAAGACAGGGAAGAAAAAGCTGGACGAGAACCTGAAGGAATACGCGGATCAGGCGCGCCTTTCAAAACAGCTTGCCACCATCGCCTTGGACGCACCATTCGAGTTTGCGCCGGAAAGCTGGAAATACCATGAGCCGGACATTGAAAAGCTGCGCGCGTTGTATGGCGAGCTGGAGTTCACCTCACTTCTAAAGGAGATCGAGCCGGAAAAGCCGAGGCCTAAGCGCGATTACACATGCGTCCTGGATAACGCTGCTTTCGCCGCGATGATAAAGGAGATGGAAGGTTCCGGCGGTTTCGCGGTGGACACGGAGACCACTTCCACAGATCCGATGAGCGCCACTCTCGTTGGCGTGAGCTTTTGCGCGAAAGAGGGTTTTGCGTATTATCTTCCATTGCGGCACAGCTACGATGGAGCGCCGCAACAGCTTGCCTTGGAGCATATAAAACCTGCGCTCAAGACCTTGCTGGAAAACGCAAACATCCCAAAGTACGGCCACAACATCAAGTACGACATGATAGTCCTGGCCAACGAGGGGATATATGTGAATCCCATCGGGATGGACACCATGGCCGCCTCATACCTGCTCAATCCCGGCGGGCGGCATTCGCTTTCCACGGTGTCGGCGGAAAGGCTCGGCGAGAAGATGATCGAATATGCCGAAGTGTGCGGCTCCGGCGCCAAACAGATAACCTTCGACAAGGTGGATGTCCTCCGCGCCACCGAATACTCCGCCGAGGACGCGGACATGACCATGCGGCTGGCTGGATTATTGCGTCCGGAGTTGGAGCGCGAACGGCTTTTAAAGCTGATGGACGAGGTGGAGACGCCGCTGATCCAGGTGCTTATGGACATGGAGATGGAGGGGGTGATGGTGGACTCGGCGGCCCTTGCCGGGCTGTCCGTGACGCTGGGGGACGACATAAAATATTTCGAGGAGAAAATCCGCGCCGCCGCCGGGGAGGATTTCAACCCGAACTCGCCCAAACAGCTTGGCGAACTGCTTTTCGAAAAGTTCAAACTCCCCGGGGCGAAAAAGACCAAGACCGGATATTCCACCGATCAGGACACGCTCGAAGAACTTTCGGCGCTCCATCCGTTGCCGGGGCTGGTGGTGGAATACCGCCAGTTGGCGAAGCTGAAAAGCACATACGTGGACGCGCTGCCCCGGATGATTAACAAACGGACGGGGCGGATACACACATCGTTCAACCAGACTGTGGCGGCGACAGGGCGGCTGTCATCGTCGGACCCGAACCTGCAGAACATACCGATACGCACAGAGGCGGGGAAGAAGATACGCGCGGCGTTCATCGCGCCGGAGGGGAGGGTGATAGTCTCCGCGGACTATTCGCAGATAGAGCTTAGGCTGCTGGCGCATTTTTCGGGCGAGGCGGGATTGATAGAGTCGTTCCGGCATGGGGAGGATGTGCATGCGCGCACGGCGGCGGAGATTTTCGGGGTGGCGCAGGGATTTGTGACCACCGATATGCGGCGCGTGGCGAAGACGGTGAATTTCGGCGTGATCTACGGCCAGACGTCGTTCGGCCTTGCCAGGGAACTGAAGATACCCAAGGGAGAAGCGCAACGGTACATAGACGGATACTTCAAAAGGCTCCCGGCGGTGCGGCGGTATATGGACGAGCTTGTGAATAACGCGAGAAAGACCGGATATGTGGAGACGATCCTTGGGCGGCGCCGCAAACTGCCGGATATCAATTCAACCAACCGCGCCGTGCGCCAGTTCGCCGAGCGCAACGCCGTGAACACCCCCATGCAGGGGAGCGCGGCGGACATCATCAAGCTTGCGATGATCGCGGTCCACAAAGAGCTTGCCGATGGCGAATACGCCTCGCGGATGATTCTGCAGGTGCACGACGAACTAGTGTTCGAATGCCCGGAGAATGAATCGGCGAAACTATGCGCGATGGTGAAGGAAAAGATGGAAGGGGCGGTAACTCTTTCGATCCCGCTGACGGTGGAAGTGAAACAGGGGAAGAACTGGGGCGAGGCGCATTGA
- a CDS encoding nitronate monooxygenase: protein MTPSTSDTLRDVQLPPLTIRSHHPDSKRVITLEMPVINGGMGVGVTGPELAAAITNEGGGGVLTGVALGYPFQTILGKYLDEDMYEANRLALLEWIADTKKKCNGGFVGVNIMVAVHDFKDLAYNAAKAGVDLIVAGAGLPMGLPDIVSKFPDTMIAPIISSVKAARVMVRRWLSRNRPPDAIVYESIHHSGGHQGADLAEINAGEHQPQDVIRGTRQLLDENGLHDVPVIAAGGVWDKADILKYLSWGAQGVQMSSRFLITEECGAEFGGIKLFKKLYIENAKPTILERSPAGLPGRAIETPFSKRFSWANAFVENEEHDCPSACLASCEKKSSIYCILSHLTEALRDNYEEGLFFAGSNVGKPGIIKEILSVKEVMSRLRYGEPAAITASAGAM from the coding sequence ATGACCCCATCCACCAGCGACACTTTGCGTGACGTGCAGTTGCCACCCCTCACAATCCGCAGCCATCATCCCGATTCCAAAAGGGTGATCACGCTGGAAATGCCGGTGATAAACGGCGGCATGGGAGTGGGCGTCACCGGGCCGGAGCTGGCGGCGGCCATCACAAACGAGGGGGGTGGGGGAGTGCTCACGGGCGTTGCGCTCGGTTATCCTTTCCAGACGATCCTGGGCAAATATCTGGACGAGGATATGTATGAGGCCAACAGGCTGGCGCTTCTGGAATGGATCGCGGACACTAAAAAGAAATGCAACGGCGGATTCGTCGGTGTGAACATAATGGTGGCGGTTCACGATTTCAAGGACTTGGCGTATAACGCGGCCAAGGCTGGGGTGGATTTGATTGTGGCGGGCGCCGGGCTTCCCATGGGGTTGCCGGACATCGTTTCCAAATTCCCGGACACGATGATCGCCCCGATAATATCCTCCGTGAAGGCGGCGCGGGTGATGGTGCGCCGCTGGCTTTCGCGCAACAGGCCGCCGGACGCCATAGTTTACGAGTCGATCCATCATTCCGGCGGGCATCAGGGGGCGGACCTGGCGGAGATAAACGCCGGGGAACACCAGCCGCAGGATGTCATACGCGGAACACGCCAGTTGCTCGACGAAAACGGGCTTCATGACGTTCCGGTGATCGCCGCCGGTGGCGTGTGGGACAAGGCGGACATTCTAAAATACCTTTCCTGGGGCGCGCAGGGGGTGCAGATGTCCTCCCGGTTTCTCATCACCGAAGAGTGCGGCGCTGAATTCGGCGGCATAAAGCTTTTCAAGAAGCTTTATATCGAGAACGCCAAGCCGACCATACTGGAACGCAGCCCGGCGGGCCTGCCGGGAAGGGCCATCGAGACGCCATTTTCCAAGCGGTTCTCATGGGCGAACGCCTTTGTGGAAAACGAGGAGCATGACTGCCCGTCGGCCTGCCTTGCTTCATGCGAGAAAAAGAGCTCCATCTACTGCATATTGAGCCATCTGACCGAAGCTCTGCGGGACAATTACGAGGAAGGGCTTTTCTTCGCCGGGTCCAACGTTGGCAAACCGGGGATTATCAAGGAAATCCTGTCGGTCAAGGAGGTTATGAGCAGGCTTCGCTATGGCGAACCGGCCGCCATCACCGCCTCCGCGGGGGCCATGTAG
- a CDS encoding type II toxin-antitoxin system HicB family antitoxin, whose protein sequence is MSGLLLHKGYSGTVEPDLEEGDLRGEALFITDALTYRGRTIKELTTAFRSTVDGYMELCAERGIEPKKPLSGTVTIRIGEELHRAAALEAANTGKTINQLVTKALASSLNVHFEQRSRGRQKRAVTPENKAGARRPSV, encoded by the coding sequence ATGAGCGGATTGCTGCTCCACAAGGGGTATAGCGGCACTGTTGAGCCGGACCTGGAGGAGGGAGACCTGCGCGGCGAAGCGCTGTTTATAACCGACGCTCTGACCTACCGTGGCCGCACCATAAAAGAGCTGACAACCGCTTTCCGCTCCACGGTGGACGGATATATGGAACTATGCGCGGAACGGGGAATCGAGCCTAAAAAGCCGTTAAGCGGCACTGTCACCATAAGGATCGGGGAGGAGCTTCACCGCGCCGCCGCTTTGGAAGCGGCCAACACCGGCAAGACCATCAATCAGTTGGTCACAAAGGCTTTGGCCTCCAGCCTGAACGTTCATTTCGAGCAACGATCACGTGGCCGACAGAAACGGGCAGTTACGCCGGAAAATAAGGCCGGGGCCAGACGGCCAAGCGTGTAG